Below is a window of Sciurus carolinensis unplaced genomic scaffold, mSciCar1.2, whole genome shotgun sequence DNA.
CTTGGACAAATGTGATAATCAATAAAGATCAGTTCACTGTAAAGTATAATCATTCTCTGTATTTTTGTAACCACTTTTGACTTAGAATTACATTTCCCATAGAAAATGACATAATGATTTACATTGTAATTTTCACataacaatattatattttaaattatctcatCGGATAGCTATAAAACTAGATGCTAATCCACAATAGACAAAAGTGAAGGCACTCCAAATTATAAGGGTTATAAGAGTGCTTTAACATTATATTCAAAATTGAATTTGAATAATATATTCTAAATTAAATGTAATgatattttctgataaaattatacaaataatttcCACTGAAATTTCTACCAGAATTTTCACTgaagatatttttttccctcagggTAGATTAGGAAATGCCTGAAATAATTATTGATTTTCATGTGAAGTGTGGAGTGAAAGAATGGTACTTCTACAGAGAGAGCGAGATCTGATTCGCCGAAAATAACCTACCAAGACCAGCATAGTCCTTTACGCAAtaatttatcaagaacacaatggTAACAGTGCCAACTTTGAGAAAGTCTGTCCTGAGCAATTATATGACTACCAATTGTTATGTGGTCAAGATGGTTGATTTTTAGTGTTGCTCAATTCTTTTAGAGACTtgttggttttttctttctttgttctacCAATTATTAAGACTgacattaaaatcccaattaaaaGTTGCTTAAACTGTTCTTGTCtgtcaatttttatttcagatattttggggtttatttgttatttgtgcaTGAGTTTATAATTGctaaattttcttgttttctcctcTTACCATTGTTAAAagtctctctgttttctgttaGTGGTTATTGccttaaagtcttttttttttcactgtcatTAGTGTAACCATTATTGCTTTCTCTTGGTTAACATTTGCATGGAATAATATTCCAAAGTCTTAGTATATTTGTGTTTTGGAGTATATCTGGTGTCTCTTAAAGATAGCAAATAACTGAATCTTGCCTCTTTAATAATCTCTGCCTTTTCACTGGAGTATTTAAcccattattatttcttttttttttccattcatacAATAGATGgcagtgttcttttatttttcccttacatttttaataaaagtacaaatataCTCATGGTAAAAAATGCCTGTAGTACAGAATGAtctaaaataataagtaaatatccTTTTCCTATAACATGGCAGATCTGATGTCTTCAAATTCCTTTAAGAGTCATGTGAGTAACACACCAACTAAGTCTTTTCAGGACTTTGGAACGGTGTTGATTGTCTCCTGTAACACCTCTGCTACAGAGGAAACATGCAGACTTCTCcttcataaagaaaatttaaagggcaACATGCACACACTGCTCAGAGACAGCACAATCCAGGTAGCACCTCAGACACCACTGGGTCTAGTTCTGGCTCCTGAGAGTCCCAGGTAACATCCAGAGACACTGTTGCAGGAGCTCAGCCAAGTCCTTCCTCAGTGCTGCGTATCCTCCTGGCCAGCTGCACATACATGGGGAAGAGAGTGACTCGCCCAGCATGTAAGGAGAGGAGGTAGGCATCCTCAAAGAGGTGAACTAAATATGCTTCTGCTGCCTGGGCCAAAGAGTAaatgacagacagacagacaaaaggCACAGGCTACTCTTTGGAGATCTGCTGCACTTCTGAGGGCTCAAAGGACTGAAGGAATGACTGTTCACAGATGGAACTGAACTCACTGCCACACAGAATCTCCTCCAAACTCTCAGGCATCAACGTGTCACTCTCTCAGGAGGCCAGACCCAGCCTGTGATATTTCACAGGCAGTTCCATGGaattctggaatgttcttcctccCCCTTTCAGCACTCACCCAGTGATTCCTGGGCCCCTTCTTCCCACTTGAAGGAGCCAACAGGGCCTGGGCTTGCCAATTGAAGTCCATCCCACGTGTGAATTTCATACATATTTCTCTTGTCTATGGGGGAATGGGGAATGGGGAGGAGTAGAGTAACAGAAGAGAGATTAAGGGGAAGACAGACTCTCTCAAAGTGTCTCCCATGAATTCTCATCTCCATCATCCTGTCCTGGCCCTTAATCTTACAGCCCAACCAGCAGCAGGTATGGACTCCTGGGAGCTAAGGAAATGGCATATCTCTTATTGGTGGTAGGGAGATAAGGAGGCAAAATCCCAGGGTAGGAAAAGGGATCAAATAGTGGATGGATGGGAGGGTTCCATTTCTATAGTCAAAGCACACAGTTTCGAAGTGGAGGTGGTGGGGTCATCAATTCCAGAGAGAACTGCAAGGCTGGAGGGTCCGAGGAGGGCTCATGTTTCCAGAAGATGGAGTGCCCAGGTGGCTGAAGGGGCGCTTCCTTATCAAGAGGTCTGTGCTCTTCTGCAGCATTTTGACCTGCTTAAGCCAGACATTTCTCCGCCTCTGTGAGGAAGAACCTAGGGAGGCTCCCCGCCGCGGGGTACTGGGGGGCGGACTCGCGGGGTCTCTCCTTGGGGCCTCGGGCTTGCTCCGGCGGCGCGAGCCCATGGCCGGCCGCGTAGGGTCCTGGCTCGCGGCGCCCCATGGCTCCTGATCTGCCCTCGGGGTTCAGGATCTGAAGGCCGGCTACCGACAGGAGACGCGAGGGGGCCGGCACCGGTGCTCCACCGCTGTCAGCAATGCCTTCCGTTCACATCTCCGGCCCTGCCTACCTCAAGGCTGGCGTTTTTTAAAACcccattcttatttcttataaCTATTGGTGCAATTGAATTTATGTCTGTTATTTCACTAACTGTATTCTAAATAGTTCATACCTTATATGCTTCTTTATTTCAGCACCTCTGGTCTCTTtcgttttgaaatattttacttagacacTTAATTCCtaatttgttaaataaacaagcacacacctacacacacacatacatacaccctGACACACAGCCCCaccatttgttgtttttgttcaccttattttatattattgtggggtttgttgctgttatttgtttgtttgctcaaTAACTTTTCTGAAGTCATTCTGTAAAATCTGCCTTTCCTCTGGTGTGTGATTCTGTAGTTTAAATGTTGAACATCCCCAAAAGGCCCATGTATCCAAACACCACAGACTCTGCTGTTTAATATGGCTCATGAAGTTTTTCTTGAAGAAACagttttcacattattttaaaaatttaattccaaGAGTTCTGGAAAATTAGATTTTCAAATGTGTGCCAGTGTTTATCTTGATTTTATGTAGGGATGAATTCATGGAAGTCCTTGTCCCACAATTCCAAAAGTccctcacatttctttttcttgatcaaAACATCAGCGTTAATTAGTGtcatggtttaggtatgaggtgtcaCTTCAAAGCTCAGGTGTATGACTGTGTAAGAAAGATTATAGAGGTAAAATGACTGGATTAtcataaccttaacctaatctgTATGtcaatccactgatagggattagcttagtgataactgtaggctggtagggtgtggttggagaagatgggtcactgggggttatgtctttgggatatatattttgtccttggttaGAGAAGaagtgtctctctctgcttcctgattccaGGTCCTGAGCTCACCCCTCTGCtatgaagttctgcctcatctcaggcccgaGAAAGGCTTCgtccatctgtgaactgagatctctgaaaccatgagctcctcaaaaaacttttcctcttctattacacttttcaggttttttggtcacacaGTCAAAAATAGCTGACTAAGACAGAAATTGCTACTGAGAAGTAGGGTCATTGTTGTGCCTAAACTCCTGACTAGCTGATTCAGAAGCTTTTAAAGCTGTTTGGATTGTGTGGGggaaattttgagaattttagagttgaaatctggaaaagctttagaatattGAGCATAGCTGAATAGGTGACTCTGGTAGGAACTCAAAACACCAGAGAGCTAATAGGACTAAGGATAGTGAAGACTGGGCTCACAAAGTTTCAGACAGGGAAGACTCCATTGGAAACTGAACGAAATGCCATTTGTGTTACATTGTGGCTAAGAAGTGTTGCACATTTTACTCATGTTCTGAGattttctgtgaggctgaatttaaaggtgatggccttcttgtagtacaaagctgctcccccgccctttccgttgcatcacaacctagtttgtcagtctgaaagctgctctccctgccctttccagtggagccattttccccaccccccaactactgtcagtctgtgaacatcctagctagctattggttcatcagtcagcttgcaagtatccttctccattattggtcccctgttagaccaggcgggattcttaaagatagcttcactgccatcttttctctcttgcttttctctccccctgacttgttttctttctcctcgctttccactctctctagcgtgcgccctttctcttgcctttctcttttcctctcattttctctcttgccctgcagggagacactctgtttgcttaataaactcccttatgtgatctCCTGTGTCCAGGGTGGTTTCCATGGAATTCCTTAGTCTTCTAAACCTGATAGAAGAAATTTCTGGGCAGCATAGAGTTCAGGCATGGATATcgctggtggcttttagccaagtttattttGGTAATCGAGAGGataaagcaaagcagaaagatttgaaaacaaTTGCATTTTGGCTAGAAAACTGTGAGTAAATCTGGGACTAAGAAAGCTGTGGTTGTTAAGGTCATTATAGCCACTAAGTAAGTGCTAAATATTTTACCTAGAAACATTAGGAGATAAGATTTGAGAGTGTCTCAGGAACTGGCAATACCACATCCATATCAGGCTCAAGTGTGCAAAAGTAccaattcctttgagaagagaccatgggaGCACCCTTCTTGCCCAGGGGACCTAGAAAGTTGTTTCtccatgctcagccacccaggcattcagaggctgctgcagtcaGGGCCCCAGGTGTTTTCAATTAGActattgtaattatacatagtatttggattcattctgacaaaatcatacatgaaaGAAATTTGATGTGAATCCACATTTCCccatctttccctttccttctcctactcctcttctcccttctctacTCTGTCAATCTTtgtttcactcctttatttatttatttttaattattatttttctacatatacataaaggtgaaattccctttagtacatttacatatgtacataagagGATTATGTTAAAAGtattccatatttcttcccctttccccccttccttctctccatctGGATTTTAACCCAAGTTCCTACCATGGAATATTGATACTACCACCTCAGTAACCTGAAGATCAATTCTTTCAACCTAAAACTTTCTATTTGTATTTCATAGTCAAATATTCTCATTTCTCCTAAACATTTTCCAACTGGGAAAAACTCTTTGACATTAAGATTAAGAAATGAGAAGATAAAACATGCCCTGTAAGGAATCtttgataatttgttttaaaatgatattgaaataatattgtaacaaaagaaaaatcctaacAATTTCTTCCTCaatccttcctcaatcctaaCAATTTCTGCTCATTGCCATTTAGATTTAATCTAATTTATTTAAGCATATAAATTTGCATAGAAGATTTCTTCTTAGTTGTTCAAGTCCCAATACCAGACATGAAGTCACAACACTTTATAACAAGACATAAATAATAATGGGGAATATTGCCATCTGTATAAGGCATGTTTGCAAGTTGGCACAAACTAACATACTGTATATTCATAATCATTATTATCTTAAACATACTTATATTGTCCAAaaccatataaaaattatttaagcttTTATATGAAGCAGATAACACACCACTATATTCTCACAAAATCTATTCATCAACAGATCCAGAATCCCTGGAAATGTCAGCTTCTCTCAGGGTTAGCCAAATGCCTTGCTGGCCTTTCCACGTATGTATTTTAAGCTTTTTGTGTgtaaactcattttttaaaagtttcctgtCTACTCTAGTTCCATAGAAGACATACTTGGACATATGGCCTATCCTGAGTTACATATTGACCTCCCTAAATTATTAGGAAGATGGTGGAGAATTCTgcttttggaaaaacaaaaattatttcataatttattttcttccctccacctgttCCCCCACAAAATCTTTTGCATTatagataattatttttctttctcagagatATCCCCTTATTCAATTCAGGTTgcaataataaaataccatacaAAGGGCAACTTAAATGATTGCAATTGATTTCATCACCATTCTGGAAGCCagaagcccaagatcaagatTATGTCTGATTCAGTGACTAGTTGGGCCTCTCTTTCTGCATTTTaagcagtttctttctttctgtgtcctcacaCGACCTCTTTGTGGGGATACAGAAATgaggagatggagaaagagagaggaagaaagcacACTAGGTATCTTTTttcataagggcactaatccatCATGAAGTCCCACTCCCATGACCTcttctaatcctaattacctcccaaaggctccatCTCCAAACACCATCACACTGGGGGGTAGGGGTTTATATATGAATGGGGAAACTCAATGCACTCATAGCTAGTGCATTCTTTCCTGATAAGTATTAAAAACATATACTTTCATTGCTATGGCTTCAATTGCTTAAGAAAGTAATCTTAAAGAGTACTCTTTAGAccagataaaaagaaattaagtaataataaaaaacaaagcacagaaagaagcagaaatgcaTAATTCATGAGCATTTCAAAGAGGAAATCAAAGACAGTACATTTTGTCTTGATATACACAGGAATAGGATCTTAGGAGTTGGCTACTCGGTTTTCTGAAAGATACATTGTAAGAATATTCACaaagcaattattttcttttgttcaaagATAAATTCAAACCCTGTCACTAAGCAAGAACACAAGTATGaatgataaaaaaagaatcattcaATAAACAGCATTCCCAAAATGGGAATATTAGGGCAACAATGTTATACTACAGGCAGAGCTGTGGTCTGTGGTTCATCCAAACCAAAGAACAATGATAATTCACTTCTAATCTATCTTGGGAATAGGCTGTAATTTTTAGGATGATCTCATTTGCATCGTTCTTCCTTTGGGACAAAGTGTCCAACAAAACCCTTTCAGTTATTTCTGCCCAAACACCTGTGGAGAAGAAATAGGAACAATTTCTACACAAGTAAGTTTGAAGAATATATTCCAAAATTGggatcaaaataaacattttacaattGAAGTAGAATAGAATACAATAGactggattaaaatattttaggtggcattttctgaaatgaagCTATACATACATGtcttattatataaaatatatgtcttGTTAGTTTGAACTAGAAAAAATTAGAATTCCAAGATAGTTTTTATTACATGatttagaaatgttatttaaTCAACTAGATTGCAATCTATGTTAAAACTGTCTTCATTTTTGCAAAAGATAGACATTTTACCTCGAATGAGAACAGAAtagctttctcagcatctattgaaataatcatatgattcttaaccttaagtctattgatgtgatgaattacctttattgatttctggatgctgaaccaaccttgcatccacaGGATGAactcacttgattgtggtgcactctcttcttaatatgtttttgtaagcaattttccagaattttgctaaggattttttttatgttcatcaaggatattgttctaaagttttctttccttgatgtgtctttgtctggttttggtatcagagtgatattagcttcatagaatgtgtttggaagtttccctccttttctatttcatggaatactttgaggattttttattagttcttctttgaaggtcttgtagaactcaactgagaatccacctggatccaggcttttcttgtttggtaggcttttgatgtcttcttctatttcattgcttgaaattgatctttctaaattttgtatatcctcctgattcaattttggtggaacatatgtctctagaaacctgtcggtgtcttctagattttctatgtagttggagtatagattttcagagtaacttctaattatgttatgtttttcaatggtgtctgttgtgatatttcctttttccatcacaaattttagaaatttgagttttctctctccttctttttgttactgtagctaagggttcatcaattttatatacttttttcaaataaccaactttttgttttgtcaattttttaattgtttcttttgtttcaattacattgatttcagttcttattttaattattcctgtcTTCTATGACTTTGGGCattgatcttctttttctagggctttgaaatgtaatgttagatcatttagttcttgactttttattcttttcttgaatggactccatgcaataaattttcctcttagtactgctttcagagtgtcccagagattttggtatgttgtatcatcattctcatttacctctaaattttttttatctcctccctgctGTTTTCTGTCattcatgcttcattcaatagcatattagtaatctccaggtgttggagtagtttctattttttattttatcattggtttctaattttattacattatgatcaatagaatacaaggtagtatctctattttttaatatttactaaggtttctttgtggtataaaatatggtctattttagaggaggatccatgtgctgttgagaagaaagcatattcactcattgatggatggaatattctatatatgtctattaagtctaaattattgattgtgtttttgagttctatggtttctttgtttggtttttgtttggaagatctatctagtggtgacagtggtgtgttaaagtcacccagaattattgtgttgtggtctatttgattcctgaaattgagaaggatttgtttgaagtacagggatgcaccattgtttgtggcataaatatttactatcattatgtcttcctgatttatgattcccttaagcagtatgaaatgtccttctttatccattctaactttggcttgaagtccacttcatctgatataaggatggaaacccctgcttttttactgagtccatgtgtgtgatgctttttcccattctttcacttttagtctgtggatgtctttttctatgagatgagtctcttgaaggcagcataatcttggggctttctttttaatccaactgccagtctatgtgttttactgatgagtttaggccatgaacattcaggattattattgagatatgatttcattcccagttatttttggcttatttttttatttgaaacttgatttggtttctcctttgattgccttttcctttaggatagttcctcactttgctgaattacattgttgttttttacttcctcctcatagaatattttgctaagaatgttctctaatgcaggttttctacttgtaaattctcttaacttttgtttatcatggaaggatttatttcatcttcaaatctgaagtttataTTTGTGGGGTATAAGATTCCTGTTTGACTTtcatgttttttcagagcttgaaatatgttgttccaggaacTTCTactttttagggtctgggctgagaaatctgctgatatctctattggtttccccctatatgtaatctgatgcttttctctcacagtcattaaattctatttttatttttgatgttaggcattttcagtaTCATGTACCTTgatgtggttctgttgtaatttcatACATTTGAGTTCTGTAcacctcttgtagttgattttccatttcattcttcagatataggaaattttctgatattattttatttaataggttgttcattcctttcgtttgtatctctgtgcctgcctcaatcccaataactcttaaatttgatcttttcatgatatccaataGTTCTTGGAgcttccattcatgatttcttaccatcttctctgtttggtcaactttattttcaagactaaatgttttttcttcattgcttgaggttgtgtcttccaagtgatctagtctgttggtgatgctttcctttgagtttttatttggtttattgtttccttcatttagaaTCTTGATCACTTTGTTGAAACAATCTTTTGCTTTGTGCAGTTGTTCTTTCAATTCTTTATTGGTGTGATGGTTcatttctgcatttgctctcttatctcatcctttgcttcatgaatcattttaattatttgtattctgaactcctttctgaagtttcttctaccatgctgtcattggtttCAATTAATacagaatcttggtttgtttggaacattttcttcccttgttttttcatgttgttcacgtatcaaAGCAGTGtggatctggagtattgcagtttcccctctaTAGGTTTATAGTGCCTCTACGGGTTTCCAAAGCTTCCTTTTTAAGGGGGaggtcaatattagcagcacctaGTATAGACAATATGCAGCCCAAACCACATAGTCCCTATGAACACATTAACAGttttatcataataaatatagagaaacagtttgatttttatctacagtataaccagtAGCTTTGCagtgaggtctacagtttctaatggagaacaaagaggatggggaggggtgtaggatgtaactgttaatgagataagcaaagagtatatagaagtattagatcacaggaagaatgaaaacagaatcaaaagaagttggttgttaacataggaaaagaaagaaagagactgtgAGGAAAccagtaaacaaaaggaaactagagagagcaagaaaaaaaaaaaagaagtaaaaacttcaaaattttcaaaaaggagaaaaaaatctatgctGTAACAGTCATAgtctattcaaacctcccagtcttcagtagcctgatgcataagAGGTTCCTGACAATCAGTTTCCAGTCTctagcaggcgtctcaggatgggatttgccccacctaaagatggcagctttgGCTTCCAGGATAATTCAAGACAGCTACGTtggcttccaaacatgttggTCAATGGGAAGCTGCAGGGCAAGGTGTAGGTGTGGACTTGATGTCCTGTGCCATTGGTTGGGTAGGGAGTCCTGGAGGCAGAGGGTGGTTGATCAGACCAGGGGTCtggcaggtcctggctgttgtcccaaaatgacagcagccatgtgtaaccaaacctgcagtactgtgacaatggacttccaggcaacaatgGGCAGCAGGTCATCCACTGGTGCTTTGCTtgtggtctgcaggctactggCAGATGATTGGCAAGTGAGCCTCAGGTGGTTGATGATGGTTAGCTGAAAGCCAAGCAATGGGCAGGCAACAGACAATTAGAccaatggcagatgataggcgtcagtcagtgagcaatctgcactcacaAAGTAGGAGATATGCTGCTAGACAGCAGGTGATCttagtggacaaatggggtaaacagcaggggatggataagcagcaaagactgcctcacagagaaacagatattccTCTGGTTGAAACCCGAGTTATAGAGAAACAAGGAATGCAGCCCCCCTCTAACCTGCCCTCTAACCTGCCATCTTCAAAAGGAATGGCCTACTTTTGACCCAAGTGGAGAATAGGCTGTATTAGGGTCTATGACCTAGGTGTTAGCTTCCATTTTAGCTTAGACAccaaagagtattttttaaacatcTCACGATGTATTCAGGAAGAGAGCTCtcaaaattaagtaattttcatttatctaaaaATCTATATACCGATTTATGGTACATATGAGTAGTGTAtagcaattttttcttttcattcggAAATCGTTGTAAATGGACCTGAAACCATATTTAAACGAGTTTCACATTTTTTCATGGATCAGAGGAGCACCACCCCTCTGCTGTGGCAGCTGCTGCAGTCGGCACCGCGGCTGTGCATTTGGTCCTTTGTACTGCTGTACATGGAGCCAGTTTCCAGCTTGGACGCGGTGTCCCGGCCTTCTGCAAT
It encodes the following:
- the LOC124975072 gene encoding histone H3-like centromeric protein A isoform X1 codes for the protein MGSRRRSKPEAPRRDPASPPPSTPRRGASLGSSSQRRRNVWLKQVKMLQKSTDLLIRKRPFSHLAREICMKFTRGMDFNWQAQALLALAQAAEAYLVHLFEDAYLLSLHAGRVTLFPMYVQLARRIRSTEEGLG
- the LOC124975072 gene encoding histone H3-like centromeric protein A isoform X2, translating into MGSRRRSKPEAPRRDPASPPPSTPRRGASLGSSSQRRRNVWLKQVKMLQKSTDLLIRKRPFSHLAAEAYLVHLFEDAYLLSLHAGRVTLFPMYVQLARRIRSTEEGLG